The genomic segment TGATGATATTAATATAGCACTAAAGAAAGCAAATAAAGCAAAAGAGATTTTAAAAATTAAAGGGAGCAAAAAAGTATGAGCCAAGTAGAAAATAAACCACTTGTAGGAATTATTATGGGGTCTGACTCTGATTTACCAGTTATGAGTGCAGCAGCTGATATGTGTGAGAAGTTTGGAATAGATTATGAAGTAACAATTGTTTCAGCACATAGAACACCAGAAAGATTAGTTAAATATGCAACTAAAGCAGAAAAAAAAGGACTAAGAGTTATTATTGCAGGAGCTGGTGGAGCTGCACATTTACCAGGTATGGTTGCATCTATGACTGCACTTCCTGTTATTGGAGTTCCTGTTAAGGGATCTAATTTAGAAGGAATGGACTCACTTTTATCAATTGTTCAAATGCCAGGAGGAGTTCCTGTTGCAACAGTTGCAGTTAATGGAGCTAAAAATGCAGGTATTTTAGCTGCACAAATGATTGGTATAAAATCTAAAGAAGTTAGAAAGAAAGTATCAGAATATAAAAAAGAGATGCTTGATGAGGTTAATGCAAAAATTGAAAAGCTTGAAGATATTAAATATAAAAAATATTTAGAGCAAATGCCAAAGAAAAAGTAAAACGATATAAGTTAAAGTAAAGGCACTTAATATATAATTTGTGCTTTTATTACAAAGGGGTACCCGATGAGACATTTTTTAACATTAAAAGATTATTCAAAAGAAGAAATTTTAGAAATATTAGAATTAGCACATAAAATAAAAAAAGAGACTAAAAAAGGTGTATTTAAAGACTATATGCCAAAAAATACTCTAGGAATGATTTTTGAAAAATCAAGTACTAGAACAAGAGTTAGTTTCGAAGTTGGTATTTATCAACTAGGTGGTGTAGGTTTATTTTTATCATCAAATGACATTCAACTAGGAAGAGGTGAGCCTATGAGTGACACTTCTAGAGTAGTTTCTAGTATGGTTGATATGGTTATGATTAGAACTTTTGCACAATCAAAAATTGAAGAGTTTGCTAAATATTCTAAAGTTCCTGTTATAAATGGACTTACAACTGAGTATCACCCAGTACAACTTATGGCTGATTATATGACTATCCAAGAAGCAAAATTAGATAAAGATTTAGTTGTTGCTTATATTGGAGATGGAAATAATCTTGCTCACTCTTGGTTAATGTTAGCTTCAAAACTTGGGTTTGAACTTAGAATTGCTACGCCAAAAGGTTATGAAGTAGATGAAAACATTTTAAATGATGCTTTAGAGTTTGCAAAAGAATCAGGAGCAAAAATCTCTATTGGAAATGACCCTAAAGAAGCTTGTAAAGATGCAACAGTTATCACAACTGATACTTGGGTTTCTATGGGACAAGAAGAAGAGAAAGAACAAAGACTAAAAGATTTTGATGGATATATTGTAGATGATGCTATGATGAAACTAGGTAGCAAAAATGCGAAATTCTTACACTGTTTACCTGCTTATAGAGGTTATGAAGTAAGTGATGATGTTATTGAAGGTCAAGATAGTTTAGTTTTTGAAGAAGCAGAAAATAGATTACATGCACAAAAAGGTGTAATGGTTTGGCTTCATAACTTAAGAAAAAAAGAACAATAATGATTGATTTTAAAAAATTTGAAAAATATTCGAGACCTGGACCTAGATATACTTCATATCCAACGGCTCCAGAGTTTTCAGAAAGTTTTACGCAAGAAGATTTAAAAAACTACTTCAAAAATCAAGATAGTAAAAGAAATCTATCTTTATATTTACATTTACCATTTTGTAGATCTGCCTGTTATTTTTGTGGTTGTAATGTAATTTTTACATCAAAAGAGGATAAAAAAGTTAGATATTTAGAATATTTACAAAAAGAGCTAAATATTTTAAAACAATATCTAAATACTTCTAGAGAAGTGTCTCAAATGCACTTTGGTGGAGGAACTCCAACATTCTTCTCACCTTCTCAATTAGAAGAAGTTATTTCTATGATAAAAGAGGTTTTCCCTAATTTTAGTGCAGATGCTGAAATTTCTTGTGAAGTTGATCCTAGATATTTTACAAAAGAGCATATGGATGTACTTAAAGCTGGTGGTTTTAATAGACTTTCATTTGGTGTACAAGACTTAAATGAGAAAGTACAAAAAACTATTCATAGAATTCAACCATATGAAACAACTCAAAATGTAATGAATATTGCAAGAGAAGCTGGAATTAAATCTATTAATATTGATTTAATTTATGGACTTCCTCATCAAAACAAAAAAACATTCCATGAAACTATTGAAAAGGTTATACAATTAAATCCTGATAGATTAGCTGTATTTAACTACGCTCATGTTCCATGGCTTATGAAAACAATGAGAAAGTTTGATGAATCAACTTTTGCTCCACCATCAGAAAAATTAGAGATTTTAAAAGACACTATTGAGTTTTTTACAACAAATGGTTATAAAATGGTTGGAATGGATCACTTTGCAAAACCTGAAGATGAACTATTTAAAGCTATTGAAAAAGGTGAACTTCATAGAAATTTCCAAGGTTATACTACCAAAGGTGGTGCTGATTTAATAGGAATTGGAGTTACTTCTATAGGAAATGGTGTTGACTATTATGCACAAAATTTTAAAGACTTAAAACAGTATGAAACTGCTATTGATAACGGTGACTTACCTATTTTTAAAGGTTATAAGTTAAGTGGTGATGATATCTTAAGACAATATGTAATAATGGAGCTTATGAGTAACTTCTCTTTAAATATAAAAAGAGTAGAAGAAAACTTTAATATAGATTTTAATGAATACTTTGATGATGCGATAGAAGCTTTAGGTGAGTTTGAGCAAGCCCAACTTGTAGAAATTACAGAAGATAAAATCCAAGTATCACAAACAGGAACAATGCTAATTAGAAATATTTGTATGCCATTTGATGCATATTTAAATAAGATTCCTGAAAACAAAAGAAGGTTTAGTAAAACAATATAATGGCTAAGTTAGAAAAATTTAATTACACTGCTATTTCAGACGATTGTGTTAAATGTGGTAAATGTAAACCTGTATGTACAATTTTTAATATAAATCAAGATGAAGCAACATCACCTAGAGGTTTTATTGACTTATTAGGTGCATATGAAAGAGATGAGTTAGAACTTGATAAAAATGCAAAAGACATTTTTGAGTCATGTTTTTTATGTACTAACTGTGTTGAAGTATGTCCTAATGACTTACCAACAGATATGATTATTGAGCAAGTAAGAAGTGATATTGCAAAAAAATATGGTATAGCTTGGTATAAAAGATTATTCTTCTTCCTTTTAAGACACAGAAAAACTATGGATTTTTTATCAAAACTAGGATGGATGTTTCAAACATGTGCATTAAAAATAAATGAAAAAAAAGAGTCTGCACTACCTAGATTTTCTTTACCAATTGTAAAAAAAGATAGAGCTTTACCTTATGCTGATTCAAAATCTTTTTTAAATAAATATCCTGAGAATATTTCATCAAATAAAAAAGATATTGTTGATTCTAAGAAAAATAAAGTTGCTATATTTATTGGTTGTATGAGTAATTATACTTACACCAAAACAGGTGATTCATTAGTAAAAATTCTTAAAAAACTTGAACTTGATATTTTTATTCCTAAAAAACAATTATGTTGTGGTGCACCTGCATACTTTACAGGAGCATTTGATACAGTTGATTTCTTAGTAAAACATAATATTGAATACTTTGAGTCTTGGATTGATGATGTAGATGCTATCATTATTCCTGAAGCTACTTGTAGTGCTATGATAAACCAAGACTGGGAACACTATTTACATGACCAACCTGAGTGGAAAGAAAGAGCAGCTAAAATTTCTAAAAAAGTTTATATGGCTACAAAATGGCTTGAAAACAATACAGAATTAAAAGATATTCTTGCGAAATCAAATAAAAAGATGAATGAGCTAGTTACTTATCATGATCCATGTCATGCAAAGAAAATGCAAAACGTATGGCAAGAGCCAAGAAATCTTTTAAAACAAAACTATAATTTACAAGAGATGAGTGATTCAAACAGATGTTGTGGCTTTGGTGGTGTTACTATGCAAACAGAAAAATATGATTTTGCAAAAGCAGCAGGACTTCCAAAAGCAGCAATGATAAAAGATACAAAAGCTCAAATTGTTAGTGCTGAATGTTCTGCATGTAGAATGCAAATTACAAACTCTTTACACCAAGCTGATGTAGATGTTGAGTTTAAAAATCCTATTGAATTAATTGCAGAAGCTATTGACTAATGGAATTTTGGCGAAATATATATTCTCATTTTGATCCTATAGCAATAAGTATAGGTTCTATTAATGTTCATTGGTATGGAATCATGTATGCCCTTGCCCTACTTTCTGCAATTTTTGTAGCAAAGTGGCTAATAAAAAAAGATAATTTACCTATTTCTTCTGACCTATTTGATTCTTATATCTGGTGGGTTGAAATAGGTGTTATTTTAGGAGCAAGACTTGGTTATATAATTTTTTATGACCCTAATACAATGTATTACCTAACTCATCCTTGGCAAATATTTAATCCTTTTATAAATGGTGAGTTTACAGGAATCTCTGGAATGAGTTATCATGGAGCTTTTATAGGCTTTTTAATTGCTTCCTTACTATTTTGTAGAAAACATAAAGTATCTTTTTGGTTTTTAGCTGATATTGCTGTACTTGGTATTAGTGCAGGATATGTATTTGGTAGAATTGGTAACTTCTTTAATCAAGAGTTAGTAGGAAGAACTACAGATGTTTCTTGGGGAATTTATGTAAATGGAATATTAAGACATCCTTCACAGCTTTATGAAGCAGTTTTAGAAGGCTTATTAATATTTACTATTCTTTACTATTTTAGAAATAAAAAGAGCTTTGATGGACAATTAGCAATTATGTATGGAGTTTTATACTCTATTGCAAGAATTATTGCAGAATTATTTAGACAACCTGATGTTCAACTGGGATTTATCTATAGTGACTGGCTTACAATGGGAATGTTAATTTCAGGAATATTTGCAATATTTAGTTTAAGTGTACTACTTGTAATAGATAAAAAAAGAAAGACTACCTAACGGTAATCTTTCCATACTGTTTTTCATAAGCTTCAATCAAATCCTCTAAATCAGCAATTTTCTTTCTATATTCATCTATATAACCTTGTAAAGTTTTAATTGCTTCTTGTGACTTTTCTATTTTTTCAGTGATTAAAGCATTTTTCTTTTTAAAACTATTATATTTTTCTAAAGAAATAACAGCAGTTTTATGAAGCTTCTCTACTTTTTCTTGATAGGCTTTTTGCATATTATCAAGCTTATCATTAGACTCTTTATATTTTCTTTCTAATGATAAGATTCTTCCTTTATCATCATTATGTTTTTCCCTAAGAGTTTTTATTTGGTCATTAAGTCCTTGAATAAATTTAGCCATCTTTTCATCAGTTTCCATCTTTGCTGCATGTACAGCATCATGAAATTCTTCTTGTAGCTGTTTTTCATGTTTTACTTTTTGAGACTTCTGATGCATAATATATTTTTTTAATTTATGCTTTTCTTCTTCTTGCTCAGTTATTAAAAATCTACTTCCTACGTATTTTTCAATATTTCCTTCATTATCTAAAATAGGGAAAATAGTAGCTTGTACATAATATGTACTGCCATCTTTTGCTTTGTTTTTTAGCTTACCTTTCCAAGTTTGTTTATTTTGAATAGTTTCCCAAAGATTTCTATAAACTGCTTTTGAAACATCTGGATGTCTTACTATATTATGAGGTTTTCCAATAAGCTCTTCTTTTGAATAACCAGAAACTTCACAAAAAATATCATTTGCATATGTTATAACTCCATTTAAGTCTGTTTCACTTACAAGGTTCTCTTTGTCTAATATATCTTTATATATTACAAGTTCATTTCTTTGTTTTTCTACAACTTTTTTATTTGCTAAGTCTTCTAATATTTTATGCATAATTTTAAGAGTTGTATTAAGTTGAATGGGTTTTACAATATAATCCGTTATTTTTAATTTAATTGTATTGATTAATTGATTAATATCGTTGAAGATAGTAACAATAAGAACTGGTATATCAGTATTTTCTTCTCTAACTTTTGAAAGAAAGTCAATTCCATCAAGGTTAGGCATTTCAATATCAGTTAAAATTAGATCAATTTCTGATTTATGATCTTGGAAAAGCTCTAAACCTTCTTTACCGTCACTTCCAACTAAAATTTTTTTAAAAATTTTTTCAAAGACTGATAAAGTATCTTTTCTTATTTGTTCATCTGGTTCTAAATATAATAGTGTTGATTGATTTAAAATTGTGTCAGAAAACTGACTAATTTGACTCGATGTATCCATATTCTATTGCCAGTTCTTCAATTTTCTTTTGCAATAGATCAATTCTCCAGCCATGTCTATTTCCAAAGTTTTCAATTTCTACTTCTCTTTGTTCAGGAGTACAAAAAACAAAAATTCTTTTTAAAAATGGTTTTGGTACCTGTATTGCAATTAATTGAAAATAGTTCTCTTTACAGCTTCTTGAACAAAAAGCTTTACTCATAGCAATTTTTTTACCACAGTATGGACAATGTGACATTAATATCTTCTCCCCTCTTCTTTCGGTATTATTTTATAAAGTTTTGCATTAGTTACATCTTGTAAATATTTTGGTTCAACATCATGTAAAGCAATTATTTCAACTTCTTTACCGTTCATCAACCAAGCCTTATTTGTATCAATAATAACTTCGTCTTGAAATAATTGAATTAATTCACTTTTTGATAATATTTTTTCTTCCATATTTTACTTCATAAAAAATATTATTCTTTAAATTCTAAGGTATAACCTTTATTAGAATGGTTTCTTATAATTTCATAATAAGTTTTTTGTCTAATTTTATTAACAATATTTCTCATTGTATAAATAGACATATTTTTACCCTTCCAAACAACATCTTTAATCGTATCATAATCAACAACTTCACCTCTTTTAGAGATAAGAAGCTTCATAAAACCTTTTTCTAATCTTGTAAAATCAACTAAGCTTCCACCAGATTTAAAAAATTGATCTCTATACTCATCAAAGTAGATTCCATTGTTGAACTCTACTTTATCACCTCTTTTTGTTTGATTTAAACACATAATAACAGATAACTTAATATCTTCTGGTCTTAAAGGCTTTGTCAAGAAAGTATATGCACTATTGTTAATTGCAACTACAATATCTTCATTACTTCCTCTATCAGAAATAACTATTTTTGGCAAAGTCGGAGCAACTTTTGTTATACCTGAACATGCTTCATCAAAATCTTTTGAAACAACATTTGTATCAATAATTGCCATATCGAAGTTTTGATTTTTTAATAATTCAATTGCTTCAGTAGAACTTTTAACTAATACTAATTCCCTAAAGTATTCGTCAAACTCAATTTCAATACTATTTTGTACTTCACTATCATTACTTATTACAAGTAATTTTGCATTGTATAATTTTCTTATATTCTTTAAAGTTTTAAGCATAATATCACTCTTTACTTAATAATTTTTAGCATTTTATCTAAAATAATTCAAATTGTCAAAGAAAAATTATTAAAAAATAAATTTATAATACACTATTTAAATACTATTTCAGCTCTTGCCATGTATTACCAACTGACTTTGACACTTTTAGAGGTATCTTTAAAGAATAAATATTTTCCATTATTTCTACTAATTTATTAGTTATTTTATCAACTTCAGACTCTTTTATCTCAAATATAAGTTCATCATGAATTTGAAGTAACATTCTTATATCTTCATTATCTTTAAATTCATTAAAAATTTTAATCATTGAAAGCTTTATTAAATCTGCTGCACTACCTTGAAATAATGTATTTACAGATTCTCTTAAGTATGCAGCTTTCATCATCGCATTTGCAGAATCAAAGTCAAAAAGTCTTCTTCTTTTTAATAAAGTCTCTACATAACCATTTTCTAAAGCAGCGTCTTCAACAGATTTAAAGTAATCTTTTACACTAACAAAAGCTTTAAAATATGACTCTATATATTGCTTAGCTTCTTTTGTTGATATTCCTAATGTATCAGCAAGTTTTCTACTTCCCATTCCATAAAGTAGTCCAAAATTAATTGATTTTGCAATTGATCTTTTTTCTTTTGCTTCTTTTTCCCCAAAAATTTTCACCGCTGTTTGATGATGAATATCTAAATTATTATTGAAAGCATCAACTAAAGCCTTATCTTCACTAAAATGAGCAAGTAGTCTTAACTCAATTTGAGAATAATCAATACCAACTAATTTAAATCCATCTTTTGGAATAAATACACTTCTAATCAAAGACCCAGCTGGTGTTCTAACTGGTATATTTTGTAGGTTTGGATTTTTAGAACTTAATCTTCCAGTAGCCGTTCCTGTTTGTAAAAATGATGTATAAATTCTATTTTCATTATCTTTTAAAGCCAATTCTAAAAGTGGTTCTATATATGTAGATTGTAATTTAAAAGCTTCTCTATACTCTAAAATTAAAGGAATTACTTCATGTTCATCATATAGTTTTTGTAATACAAACTCATTTGTACTATATCCACTTTTTGTTTTTTTAGAAGGAGGAAGTTTTAAAGTATCAAACAATACTTCTCCAAGTTGTTTTGGAGAGTTGATATTGAACTCAACTCCAGACTTTTCATAAATATCTATTTTAAGTTCTTGAATATGTTTATTGTTTTTTTCTTTTAACTCTTCTAGTTTTTTAATATCAAGCTTTATTCCATTATCTTCCATATTTGCAAGTATATATATAAATTCAAACTCAACTTCATGTGCTAAGTTAATAAGATGCTCAGAATCTTTTTCTTTTAATTCATCAGTAAGTTTAAAATAAATATTTCTCGTAAATACAGCATCTTCAGCAGCATATTTACAAGCTTCATTAATATCTACATTTGAAAAATTTTCACCTTTTTTTACTACGTCTTTAAAACTAATCATCTCATGGTCATAATATTTTAAAGCTAAAGCATCAAGTCCAATTTTTGAGCTTGTATCTAATAACCAAGCTAAAATCATGGTATCAGCAAAAAGATTTAATTCTATTCCTAATTGATTCTTAATAATTGCAAAATCATATTTAAAGTTTTGTAATACAAGTTTTCTTTTATTTAAGATTTCTATTGCCTGTTTTGCAACTTCTTTTGATATTTGATTTGATACGCCTAAATAATAATGTCCAATTGGTACATAATAACCTATTCCCTCTTCATAAGAGAAAGAGAAACCTACTAAAGAGGCATTTCTTACATCTAAGTCTGTTGTTTCCGTATCAAAAGCAACAATAGCAATTTCAGGAATTGACGAAACAACTTCTAAAAGCTTTTTTTCATCATCCAATAAAATATACTCTGTTTTTAGTTCTTTTTTTACTTCAACAGGCTTTTCTTCATAACCTTTTGGAATTGATGTTTTATAACTTAGTCCATCTTTTTCAACTTTTGAAATAATTCTATTTAAATCATATTCCATTAAAGTATCTGCTATTTTTAAAACAGGGTTTTCTTGGGGTAAAACATATTTTTCAATATCTTCAATAGCATGACACTCGGTATAAAGTGTTACAAGTTTCTTAGAAACATAAGCTAAATCTTTACCTTCTGTAAGTAAGTTTTTCCATCTTGTTTTTTCTATATTTTCTATATTTGCATAGATATTATCTAAATTATCAAACTGTTTAATTAATGCTTCTGCTGTTTTAGCCCCTACTCCTTTTACTCCAGGAACATTATCAGCACTATCCCCTAAAAGAGACTGATAATCTGTAAATTGTGCTGGTGTTACACCATATTTATCATAACATTTTTGTTCATCTACTACTGATTTTTTAATTGGGTCAAATAAATAAACATTATCATCTATTAATTGATATAAATCCTTATCATGAGAAACAACTCTAACAGCAAGGTTTTTCTCTTTTGCATCCTTTGCAATTGAGGCTATAACATCATCGGCTTCATATCCATCTTCCATTGCTATTTGAAATCCCATTTTTTCAATCCAATCAATTGCAACAGGTAATTGTTTTAATAAATCTTCTGGAACATCAGGTCTATGAGATTTATATTCATTATAAATTTCTTTTCTAAAAGTATCACCCTTAGAATCAAGTGCAAATACTAGATAATCTGTTTGAAAATCTCTACCTATATTTGAAATAAAGTTCATAAATCCTGTTAAAAGTCCTGTTGGAAAACCACTTTTTGATTTTAAAGGGGGTAATGCGTAATAAGCTCTAAATAAAAAACCAAAGGTATCAATAACTGTAATTGTTTTTTTCATAAATTATTTCTCTCAAAATTATATTTTTTAAATAATGTACTCTTGTTTAAAGATATTATATTATAATAAAAAGAACTGAAAATAAGGTTTATTTACTAACAATGAATGAAATAGAAAAATTACAAAGAAATAATCATGAGTTACAAGAAATAATAAATAACTCTTGGGATGGTATTGGAATCATAGATTATGATACTAATCTTGTATATTTAAATAATGCTTTTGTTCCTATGCTAGGGTTTAAAAAGAATGAACTAAAAAATAAACCTTTCCTTGACTTGATGGAAGAAGAGTATAAAAAACCTTTTTTTAAACTTTTAAAAAAAGATTTTGAAGAGAATAAATATAAAGCAGAGATTGATATTGCTTGCCTAAGAAAAGATAATCAAAAAATATTTTTAAAAGTAACTATTTCTTCAATGCTTAATAAAAATCTTTTTGTTATAAATGCAAAAGATATTACAAGTAATATATCTGATGAACAAATTATTGATGATTTTGTAGTTTCAATGCATACAGATCTTCATGGACATATAACAAAAATAAGTAAAGCTTTTTTAGAGTTTTTTTCTTTTGATAAAGATTCACTAATTGGAGAGCATTACAGTAAGATAATTCATGAAGATATAGATCCAATTGTTTTTAAAAATATTAATAAGTCATTACTTACTTTTCAAGAATATAGTGGAAAGATAAAAGCTAAAAATAGTCTAAATGAAGCTATTTGGTTAAATATGAAGGCAAAAGCTATTTTCAATAAATATGGAGATATTACAGCTTATACATATCTCTTATTTGATATCACAAAGGATGTTACATCTAAAGATGAAACTTCAATTTTAAGTAAACAGGTTGAAAACTCAAAAAAAGAAATTGATATCAAAAATAAACTTCTTCAAGAACAATCAAAACTTTCAATTATGAATGAAACTTTACAAAGGTTATCCCATGAATGGAGACAACCTTTAAACTTTATTTCTATTCAAGCCCAAAAACTAGAACTTGAATACTCAATGGGAAATGAACCATCTATAGATGAGACTTTAAATGTATTAGATAATATAAAAGAAGAAGCAAATAATCTATCAAATACAATAGAAAATTTTTCAGAATTTTTAAAACCAAGTAATAAAAAAAGTGAAATAAATATTCGAAACTTTTTTGACAAGCTAAAAGAATCATTTAAAAATAAGATAGATGATTTTTCTTTTGCTTTAAACATTCAAATAAATGATGATTTGTCTTTTTTATCATATGAAGAAGATTTAAAAACACTATTTTCAAATATTTTAAATAACTCTATAGAAAATTTTGATAAAAATAATATCACTAATAGAAAAATTGATATAACCCAAAGTTTTGAAAGTGGAAAGTTATATTTTAATATTTGTGATAATGCAGGTGGAATAGATGATTCAATTTTAAATAAAATTTTTGAACCATATTTTTCAACAAAGGCTGAAAAGAATGGTGTCGGATTAGGATTATATATTTGTAAAATGATTGTAAACTTACATTTAGATGGTATAATTACAGCCACAAGTGAAAATCAAAATACAATTATAAAGATTTCAATACCTATAGAAGAGGATTTAATTAATGATAATAATACCAGCAAGACTTAATTCAAGTAGATTTGAAAATAAAATATTAGTTGATATATTAGGTTTACCTATGGTTATAAGAACTGCTAAACAAGTTAGTTCTTTAGATAAAGTAGTAATTGCTACAGATTCACAAGAAGTTATTGATTTAGCAAAAGAACATGGTTTTGATGCAGTTATGACATCAAGTGAACATCAAAGTGGTACAGATAGAATAAATGAAGCGGTAAATAAGTTAAATTTAGATGAAGATGAAATTATTGTAAATGTACAAGCTGATGAACCATTTATAGAAGAAGATGTTATTAAAGCTGTTATAAATAGAGTTAAAAAAGTAAAAGAAAATGATGAAGATATTATGATAACATCATGTTACAAAAAAATATCTTCTGAATTAGCTGATGATCCAAACCATGTAAAAGTTGTTTTAGATGAAAATAAAAATGCTATTTATTTTTCAAGGGCAAAAGTTCCATATCATAGAGACCACTATGAAAACTCTCAATATTTTGGACATTTAGGAATTTATGGTTTTACAAAAAAATCATTAAATTTATTTTGTAGCCTAAACTCATCTATTTTAGAAAATGTAGAAAAATTAGAGCAATTAAGAGCAATAGATAATGGTCATAAAATAGCGATGGTAGAAGTAGAGTCAAAATCATTTGGTATTGATACACA from the Arcobacter sp. CECT 8983 genome contains:
- the polA gene encoding DNA polymerase I, whose protein sequence is MKKTITVIDTFGFLFRAYYALPPLKSKSGFPTGLLTGFMNFISNIGRDFQTDYLVFALDSKGDTFRKEIYNEYKSHRPDVPEDLLKQLPVAIDWIEKMGFQIAMEDGYEADDVIASIAKDAKEKNLAVRVVSHDKDLYQLIDDNVYLFDPIKKSVVDEQKCYDKYGVTPAQFTDYQSLLGDSADNVPGVKGVGAKTAEALIKQFDNLDNIYANIENIEKTRWKNLLTEGKDLAYVSKKLVTLYTECHAIEDIEKYVLPQENPVLKIADTLMEYDLNRIISKVEKDGLSYKTSIPKGYEEKPVEVKKELKTEYILLDDEKKLLEVVSSIPEIAIVAFDTETTDLDVRNASLVGFSFSYEEGIGYYVPIGHYYLGVSNQISKEVAKQAIEILNKRKLVLQNFKYDFAIIKNQLGIELNLFADTMILAWLLDTSSKIGLDALALKYYDHEMISFKDVVKKGENFSNVDINEACKYAAEDAVFTRNIYFKLTDELKEKDSEHLINLAHEVEFEFIYILANMEDNGIKLDIKKLEELKEKNNKHIQELKIDIYEKSGVEFNINSPKQLGEVLFDTLKLPPSKKTKSGYSTNEFVLQKLYDEHEVIPLILEYREAFKLQSTYIEPLLELALKDNENRIYTSFLQTGTATGRLSSKNPNLQNIPVRTPAGSLIRSVFIPKDGFKLVGIDYSQIELRLLAHFSEDKALVDAFNNNLDIHHQTAVKIFGEKEAKEKRSIAKSINFGLLYGMGSRKLADTLGISTKEAKQYIESYFKAFVSVKDYFKSVEDAALENGYVETLLKRRRLFDFDSANAMMKAAYLRESVNTLFQGSAADLIKLSMIKIFNEFKDNEDIRMLLQIHDELIFEIKESEVDKITNKLVEIMENIYSLKIPLKVSKSVGNTWQELK
- the kdsB gene encoding 3-deoxy-manno-octulosonate cytidylyltransferase, yielding MIIIPARLNSSRFENKILVDILGLPMVIRTAKQVSSLDKVVIATDSQEVIDLAKEHGFDAVMTSSEHQSGTDRINEAVNKLNLDEDEIIVNVQADEPFIEEDVIKAVINRVKKVKENDEDIMITSCYKKISSELADDPNHVKVVLDENKNAIYFSRAKVPYHRDHYENSQYFGHLGIYGFTKKSLNLFCSLNSSILENVEKLEQLRAIDNGHKIAMVEVESKSFGIDTQEDLQNALKIFNK
- a CDS encoding PAS domain-containing sensor histidine kinase; protein product: MNEIEKLQRNNHELQEIINNSWDGIGIIDYDTNLVYLNNAFVPMLGFKKNELKNKPFLDLMEEEYKKPFFKLLKKDFEENKYKAEIDIACLRKDNQKIFLKVTISSMLNKNLFVINAKDITSNISDEQIIDDFVVSMHTDLHGHITKISKAFLEFFSFDKDSLIGEHYSKIIHEDIDPIVFKNINKSLLTFQEYSGKIKAKNSLNEAIWLNMKAKAIFNKYGDITAYTYLLFDITKDVTSKDETSILSKQVENSKKEIDIKNKLLQEQSKLSIMNETLQRLSHEWRQPLNFISIQAQKLELEYSMGNEPSIDETLNVLDNIKEEANNLSNTIENFSEFLKPSNKKSEINIRNFFDKLKESFKNKIDDFSFALNIQINDDLSFLSYEEDLKTLFSNILNNSIENFDKNNITNRKIDITQSFESGKLYFNICDNAGGIDDSILNKIFEPYFSTKAEKNGVGLGLYICKMIVNLHLDGIITATSENQNTIIKISIPIEEDLINDNNTSKT